The Spirosoma foliorum genome has a window encoding:
- a CDS encoding SDR family NAD(P)-dependent oxidoreductase: protein MKSAPKTILITGVSTGIGYGAAKHFLQRGYTVFGSVRTQEDADRLKLEFGEAFIPLLFDVTDADAVAKAAQFLTTQLAGSGLGGLINNAGMAIGGPLQDQPISTIRQHFEVNVLGLIQVTQAFLPLLGARDNHPVQPGRILNISSVNGQVAIPFMGAYVGSKHAVEGLSHSLRRELSLLGIKVIIVGPGAVKTPIWGKGTDMSPYKNTPYYPAMQRFLKQVEVSESKGFTIDYLGERLVEIYETDRPRIRYALVPGKFMGWILPRLLPARVLDWVLERI from the coding sequence ATGAAATCTGCTCCCAAAACTATTCTGATTACCGGTGTCTCAACAGGTATCGGCTACGGTGCCGCAAAGCACTTTCTTCAACGAGGTTATACTGTTTTTGGAAGCGTTCGGACGCAGGAAGATGCCGATCGATTGAAGCTAGAGTTTGGAGAAGCTTTCATCCCTTTACTCTTTGATGTAACAGATGCGGACGCTGTTGCCAAAGCCGCTCAATTTCTTACTACTCAATTGGCTGGTAGCGGTCTTGGTGGATTGATCAATAATGCGGGTATGGCCATTGGTGGACCGTTGCAAGATCAGCCAATTTCCACCATTCGCCAACATTTTGAGGTCAACGTACTCGGATTAATTCAGGTTACGCAGGCATTCCTGCCGCTGTTAGGAGCTCGCGATAATCACCCGGTTCAGCCGGGGCGGATTCTGAATATCAGTTCGGTTAATGGGCAGGTTGCCATTCCGTTTATGGGTGCTTACGTTGGGTCTAAACATGCGGTCGAGGGTTTGTCGCACAGTTTGCGCCGTGAACTGAGTTTACTGGGAATCAAGGTGATTATTGTGGGACCGGGAGCTGTTAAAACGCCGATTTGGGGTAAAGGAACGGATATGAGTCCGTATAAAAACACACCCTATTACCCGGCCATGCAGCGCTTTCTGAAACAGGTCGAAGTCTCAGAAAGCAAAGGCTTCACCATCGATTACCTTGGTGAGCGCCTGGTCGAAATCTATGAAACTGACCGACCTCGTATTCGTTATGCATTGGTGCCCGGCAAGTTTATGGGCTGGATTTTGCCCCGATTATTACCCGCTCGCGTGCTGGATTGGGTACTGGAGCGAATTTAG
- a CDS encoding MBL fold metallo-hydrolase, which yields MLKPAFQKNEVLIADIESARNQQDVLHIWWLGQSGFLLQYQGKHLLFDPYLSDSLSRKYADTDKPHVRISELVIDPARLDMIDVVTSSHNHTDHLDAETLLPLMAANPTMQFIIPEANRTFIADRLKTDLAWPVGVTDGQTILVDDFVIHGVPAAHNELERDAEGRCKFMGFVVEIGPGHERPYKIYHSGDTLWYEGMVDILRPFEVDVAFLPINGNKPERRVAGNLNPDEAARLGGEIGAKLVIPHHYDLFEFNTADPADFVHACEQYGTPYQVMQLGERVSISR from the coding sequence ATGCTAAAACCCGCTTTTCAAAAAAACGAAGTATTAATCGCCGATATCGAATCGGCTCGGAATCAACAGGATGTATTACACATTTGGTGGCTTGGCCAAAGTGGCTTTTTACTTCAGTACCAAGGCAAGCATCTGTTGTTCGATCCGTATCTCTCCGACTCACTAAGTCGAAAATATGCCGATACCGATAAGCCGCACGTACGGATTTCAGAGCTTGTGATCGACCCAGCTCGATTAGATATGATCGATGTAGTAACGTCGAGTCATAACCATACCGATCATCTGGATGCCGAAACGCTGTTGCCGCTTATGGCTGCTAATCCGACGATGCAATTTATAATACCTGAGGCCAATAGAACATTCATTGCCGATCGACTTAAAACCGATTTGGCCTGGCCTGTTGGCGTAACCGATGGACAGACAATTCTTGTTGATGACTTTGTAATTCACGGGGTTCCGGCTGCCCATAACGAATTAGAACGCGATGCCGAAGGGCGTTGCAAGTTTATGGGTTTTGTTGTTGAGATTGGTCCGGGCCACGAAAGGCCTTACAAGATTTACCATTCGGGCGATACGCTCTGGTATGAGGGCATGGTTGATATATTGCGCCCTTTCGAGGTAGACGTGGCATTCCTGCCTATCAATGGCAATAAACCTGAGCGACGAGTAGCCGGTAATCTCAACCCCGACGAAGCGGCTCGGTTGGGCGGGGAGATTGGTGCGAAACTGGTTATCCCGCATCACTACGATTTATTTGAATTCAACACAGCCGATCCAGCCGATTTTGTACATGCCTGCGAACAGTATGGCACGCCGTACCAAGTGATGCAACTGGGGGAGCGAGTGAGTATAAGTCGGTAG